In Toxotes jaculatrix isolate fToxJac2 chromosome 12, fToxJac2.pri, whole genome shotgun sequence, the following are encoded in one genomic region:
- the radx gene encoding RPA-related protein RADX — translation MMEDNSSSSSMVTGLSRASFLQRTLERLSSAQCLKLKAEEAAPVAVIALQRYLSEQTEGQQEQLHSYNYDVTVTDGVWRAKCFVHPGLNHLVHTNTLRTGADIIITQCSFVYNERRLGHGYICIEKLICGAERSVVLPFIDDVSSLPMLVKHGMERSVQSDVPLQVSRKHYLSLWNNDDPEGDIWTSGSPSSDTVLDVSKISLLCSLESSFRNTWKPLPLLVKIIHKSRLRYYGKFGLKIDYPFQTYFEVADQSGTMSLVLWNELCPEFYLRLNVGTVLYLQNYTLKQSYSNRSRPKMDHHRMKTFNSVEICLNPRNPASLITVVCPKSVLPQWGLPEVSYQFTTRSELEKLANNSSCDVIGLVTFVGRVERVKSKGNKGPEKYWTYRWVHAVDGTSNNPFILEIFSSSQPEIFSCICPMTYLVCTQMRVCQVEGSVPYLTSSCETEMFITGYHKGQPYVSDPTVKSFIQWTKTLKDNIVLQKTAVGGHYSYPRPPKIFTQSMVDASAQVPLVAATDLKKELETLQYREHKKLAIQGQITAVRYMKTLKTTEPQQTRDKELPDVSTDVCVPETHNHPTAAEQTSADSVTSPSAEKISPVGRKRRIQTRKTSQSSLNRDIVPSKRRTRHRGTQEGREQEEQESGSESEEAQDVEHGLQYENPNQDSDVLSWESSNWLKQRQEMCEHLCQGGLYQDSISQRFTSDARNVLLQWSNLQPTRWTPEHTADTIPPVVCPGYYQVTILGINKQIAVNAAYLPVMSADEPRAVGLPQDPHGNTMLSCLSSGFLCPLSDTANHSDAALPEPEEILASASELEDTHVVCILDLCHLGGDKVEVLINKVYRVTEVSLD, via the exons ATGATGGAGGATAACTCGTCTTCTTCTTCGATGGTGACTGGCCTTTCTCGAGCGTCTTTCCTCCAGAGGACGCTGGAGCGGTTATCCTCTGCACAGTGCCTGAAGCTGAAAGCTGAGGAGGCGGCTCCTGTCGCTGTCATTGCGCTTCAGAGGTACTTATCCGAGCAAACTGAGGggcagcaggagcagctccACAGCTACAACTACGATGTGACGGTCACTGATGGAGTCTGGAGAGCCAAATGCTTTGTTCACCCAGGTTTAAATCACCtggtgcacacaaacaccctcaGGACTGGGGCCGACATCATCATCACGCAGTGCTCTTTTGTTTACAACGAGAGGAGGCTGGGACATGGGTACATTTGCATTGAAAAGCTCATATGCGGCGCAGAGAGGTCTGTCGTCCTGCCCTTTATAGACGATGTCAGCTCACTGCCCATGCTGGTCAAGCATGGCATGGAGAGGAGTGTGCAAAGTGATGTTCCCCTTCAGGTGAGCCGCAAACACTACCTGTCCCTGTGGAATAACGACGACCCAGAGGGAGACATCTGGACCTCAGGCTCTCCCTCATCTGACACAGTGCTGGATG TGTCCAAGATTTCTCTTCTCTGCAGTCTGGAGTCATCCTTTAGAAACACATGGAAACCTCTCCCTCTCCTAGTGAAGATAATACACAAATCAAGATTAAGATATTATGGGAAGTTTGGGCTCAAGATCGATTACCCCTTCCAG ACGTACTTTGAAGTTGCTGACCAGAGTGGCACAATGTCCCTCGTGCTTTGGAACGAACTTTGCCCCGAGTTTTATCTGAGACTGAATGTAGGCACAGTGTTGTACCTTCAAAATTACACCCTGAAGCAGAGTTATTCAAACCGGTCACGCCCTAAAATGGACCATCACAGAATGAAGACCTTTAACTCTGTGG AAATCTGCCTGAACCCTCGCAACCCAGCTTCGCTCATCACTGTAGTGTGTCCAAAGAGTGTGCTGCCTCAGTGGGGACTGCCTGAGGTTTCCTATCAGTTCACCACCAG GTCAGAGTTGGAAAAATTAGCCAACAATTCTTCATGTGACGTCATTGGTTTGGTAACATTTGTTGGCCGTGTTGAAAGAGTCAAGAGTAAAGGGAACAAGG GTCCAGAAAAATACTGGACGTATCGCTGGGTCCACGCTGTGGATGGGACGTCGAACAATCCTTTTATCCTGGagattttttcctcctctcaacCAGAAATCTTCAGTTGCATTTGCCCAA TGACCTACCTGGTTTGCACTCAGATGAGGGTTTGTCAAGTGGAGGGCTCAGTGCCGTACCTCACGAGCAGCTGTGAGACAGAGATGTTCATCACAG GCTACCACAAAGGTCAGCCATATGTGAGTGATCCCACAGTGAAGAGCTTCATCCAGTGGACCAAGACTCTCAAGGACAACATCGTCCTCCAGAAGACTGCTGTTGGTGGCCATTATTCCTACCCTCGCCCCCCAAAGATATTCACACAGTCGATGGTAGATGCCTCTG CTCAGGTTCCTCTGGTCGCTGCCACAGACTTGAAGAAGGAGTTAGAAACCCTGCAATACAGGGAACATAAAAAACTGGCAATTCAAGGACAGATCACGGCCGTGCGGTACATGAAGACCCTAAAGACCACAGAGCCACAACAAACACGAGACAAAGAG CTGCCGGATGTTTctactgatgtgtgtgtaccAGAGACACACAATCATCCCACAGCAGCTGAGCAGACTTCAGCTGACAGTGTAACATCTCCCTCTGCTGAGAAAATCTCCCCAGtcggaagaaaaagaagaattcaAACCAG AAAAACCTCACAGTCCTCCCTGAATCGTGATATCGTGCCATCAAAAAG AAGGACGAGACATAGAGGCACACAGGAAGGACGAGAGCAGGAGGAACAAGAGAGTGGCTCTGAATCTGAGGAGGCTCAGGATGTAGAACATGGTCTACAGTATGAAAATCCAAATCAAG ACTCTGATGTTTTATCTTGGGAAAGCAGCAACTGGCTGAAGCAAAGGCAAGAAatgtgtgaacatttgtgtCAAGGGGGTTTGTACCAGGACAGCATCTCTCAGAGGTTCACGTCTGACGCAAGGAACGTGCTCCTGCAGTGGAGTAACCTTCAGCCGACGCGGTGGACACCAGAACACACCGCAGACACCATCCCACCTGTGGTTTGTCCAGGATACTACCAAGTAACAATATTAG GCATAAACAAGCAGATAGCTGTCAATGCTGCGTATTTACCTGTGATGAGCGCCGATGAGCCCAGGGCTGTAGGTCTTCCTCAGGATCCCCACGGCAACACGATGCTGTCCTGCCTTTCGTCGGGCTTCCTCTGCCCTCTCAGTGACACGGCTAACCACAGTGATGCAGCTCTCCCCGAGCCAG AGGAGATCTTAGCGTCTGCCAGTGAGCTGGAGGACACACATGTCGTTTGTATCTTGGACCTCTGTCACCTGGGTGGAGATAAGGTGGAGGTCCTGATCAACAAGGTGTACAGAGTGACAGAGGTTTCCCTCGACTAG